From the genome of Cinclus cinclus chromosome 12, bCinCin1.1, whole genome shotgun sequence, one region includes:
- the DAG1 gene encoding dystroglycan 1 — MTVGCLLQPPVLGRTWLPVLLLAASAHCHWPSEPAEVVRDWENQLEASMHSVLSDLRETVPAVVGIPDSSAVVGRYFRVSIPTDLIASNGEVVQISEAGKDSLPSWLHWNAESSSLEGLPLDTDKGVHYISVTTLQPFPNGSYVPQTTNVFSIEVHQEDHNEPQSVRVAVQDTSDTAPFVCGSEEPVTILTVILDADLTKMTPKQRIELLNRMRSFSEVELHNMKLVPVVNNRLFDMSAFMAGPGNAKKVVENGALLSWKLGCSLSQNSVPNISKVEAPAKEGTMSARLGYPVVGWHIANKKPHLPKRMRRQINATPTPLTAIGPPTTAAQEPPTRIVPTPTSPAIAPPTETMAPPVREPIPLPRKPTVTIRTRGPIVQTPTLGPIQPTRVAEGTGTASVPIRPTMPGYVEPTAVITPPSTTTKKPRVSTLKPATPSTTDSSTAITRRPTRRPKTPRPTKPPSTTRSPISKLTTASPPSRVRTTASGLPRPWEPNEPPKLTNHIDRVDAWEGTYFEVKIPSDTFYDKEDTTTDKLQLTLKLKEQQMIEENSWVQFNSTSQLMYGMPDHNHIGKHEYFMYATDKGGLFAVDAFEIHVHKHPHGDKSPVKFKARLEGDHNAVMNDIHKKIMLVKKLALAFGDRNSSTITVQDISKGSIIVEWTNNTLPLEPCPREQIRTLSKKIADDSGRPSPAFSNVLQPEFKPLNVSVVGSGSCRHMQFVPVTKDGRVISEATPTVAAGKDPEKSSEDDVYLHTVIPAVVVAAILLVAGIIAMICYRKKRKGKLTIEDQATFIKKGVPIIFADELDDSKPPPSSSMPLILQEEKAPLPPPEYPNQSMPETTPLNQDTIGEYTPLRDEDPNAPPYQPPPPFTAPMEGKGSRPKNMTPYRSPPPYVPP; from the exons ATGACTGTTGGATGCCTACTGCAACCCCCTGTCCTGGGGAGGACTTGGCTCCCCGTGCTGCTACTGGCAGCCTCTGCTCACTGCCACTGGCCCAGCGAGCCGGCAGAAGTGGTTCGGGACTGGGAAAACCAGCTGGAGGCCTCCATGCACTCGGTGCTCTCGGACCTGCGGGAGACTGTGCCGGCTGTGGTGGGCATTCCCGACAGCTCTGCCGTGGTGGGACGCTACTTCAGAGTCTCCATCCCCACGGATTTAATTGCTTCCAATGGAGAAGTTGTCCAG ATCTCGGAAGCTGGGAAGGACTCCTTGCCTTCTTGGTTGCACTGGaatgcagagagcagctccctggaagGGCTGCCCCTTGACACGGACAAGGGTGTCCACTACATCTCGGTGACCACTCTGCAGCCCTTCCCCAATGGGAGCTATGTCCCACAGACCACAAATGTCTTCTCCATTGAGGTCCATCAAGAAGACCACAATGAGCCTCAGTCGGTGAGAGTGGCTGTCCAAGACACAAGTGACACAGCGCCTTTCGTGTGTGGCTCAGAAGAGCCAGTCACTATCCTGACTGTCATTTTGGATGCCGACTTAACAAAAATGACACCAAAGCAGAGGATTGAACTCTTAAACAGAATGAGAAGCTTTTCAGAGGTGGAACTTCACAACATGAAGTTGGTTCCTGTTGTAAATAACAGACTCTTTGACATGTCAGCCTTCATGGCTGGACCGGGAAATGCAAAGAAGGTGGTGGAAAATGGGGCCTTACTCTCATGGAAACTGGGATGTTCCCTGAGCCAAAACAGTGTCCCCAACATCAGCAAGGTGGAGGCTCCAGCTAAGGAAGGAACCATGTCTGCCCGCCTTGGCTACCCCGTTGTTGGCTGGCACATTGCTAACAAAAAACCTCACCTCCCAAAGAGGATGCGGCGTCAGATCAACGCCACCCCTACACCTTTGACTGCCATCGGGCCGCCCACCACTGCTGCACAAGAGCCACCCACCAGGATTGTCCCCACTCCAACATCACCTGCCATCGCACCTCCCACAGAGACAATGGCACCCCCTGTCCGGGAGCCCATTCCACTGCCGAGGAAGCCAACAGTCACCATCAGAACCAGAGGCCCCATTGTCCAGACGCCCACGCTGGGGCCGATCCAGCCAACCCGGGTAGCAGAAGGCACGGGCACGGCCTCCGTGCCGATTCGCCCCACAATGCCTGGCTACGTAGAGCCCACAGCAGTGATCACACCGCCCTCAACTACCACCAAGAAACCGAGAGTCTCCACCCTGAAGCCAGCCACACCGTCCACGACAGATTCCTCCACGGCAATAACACGAAGGCCTACTCGAAGGCCCAAAACGCCCCGTCCAACAAAGCCTCCCAGCACAACCAGATCCCCCATCTCCAAGCTGACGACGGCCTCTCCGCCGTCCCGTGTGCGCACCACAGCCAGCGGGCTGCCCCGGCCCTGGGAGCCAAACGAGCCACCCAAGCTGACGAACCACATCGACAGGGTCGACGCCTGGGAGGGCACCTACTTCGAGGTTAAGATACCATCAGATACCTTCTACGACAAGGAAGACACCACCACTGACAAGCTGCAGCTGACCTTGAagctgaaggagcagcagatgATCGAGGAGAATTCGTGGGTGCAGTTCAACAGCACCAGCCAGCTCATGTATGGCATGCCAGACCACAACCACATCGGGAAGCACGAGTACTTCATGTATGCCACCGACAAGGGTGGGCTTTTTGCCGTGGATGCTTTTGAAATCCATGTCCACAAACACCCACATGGGGACAAGTCTCCAGTgaagttcaaggccaggctggaaggggaCCATAATGCAGTGATGAACGACATCCATAAGAAGATCATGCTGGTGAAGAAGCTGGCTCTGGCATTTGGtgacaggaacagcagcacaatCACAGTGCAGGACATCTCCAAAGGGTCCATCATAGTGGAGTGGACCAACAACACACTGCCCCTGGAGCCTTGCCCTCGGGAGCAGATCCGGACTTTGAGCAAAAAAATTGCGGATGACTCCGGCAGGCCGAGCCCAGCTTTCTCCAATGTCCTGCAGCCTGAGTTCAAGCCTCTGAATGTGTCTGTGGTTGGTTCCGGCAGCTGCAGGCACATGCAGTTTGTCCCCGTGACCAAGGATGGCAGGGTGATCTCGGAGGCGACGCCAACGGTGGCAGCAGGCAAAGACCCTGAGAAGAGCAGCGAGGACGATGTGTACCTGCACACCGTCATCCCTGCTGTGGTGGTGGCCGCCATCCTCCTCGTGGCTGGCATCATTGCCATGATCTGCTACCGCAAGAAGAGGAAAGGCAAGCTGACCATCGAAGACCAGGCCACCTTCATAAAGAAAGGCGTGCCCATCATCTTTGCCGACGAACTGGATGACTCCAAGCCCCCACCGTCCTCCAGCATGCCCCTCATCCTCCAGGAGGAGAAAGCCCCACTGCCCCCTCCAGAGTACCCCAACCAGAGCATGCCGGAGACCACGCCGCTCAACCAGGACACCATCGGGGAGTACACTCCGCTGCGGGACGAGGACCCCAACGCGCCGCCCTACCAGCCTCCCCCCCCCTTCACTGCACCCATGGAGGGGAAAGGCTCCCGCCCGAAGAACATGACCCCGTACAGGTCCCCACCGCCCTACGTCCCCCCTTAA